A DNA window from Daucus carota subsp. sativus chromosome 3, DH1 v3.0, whole genome shotgun sequence contains the following coding sequences:
- the LOC108214158 gene encoding uncharacterized protein LOC108214158 yields MCILCVIQKWSRRIATMLPWLVIPLIGLWALSQLLPPAFRFEITSPRLACVFVLLVTLFWYEILMPQLSAWRVRRNARLREKKRFEAIELQKLRKTATRRCRNCLTPYREQNPGGGKFMCSYCGHISKRPVLDLPVPPGLGISNSGILKDLVGKSGRMLNEKVWSDSGGWMCGHDWLDNGNWVGGSFPGKGRRKHGGRIFFGDDHCLAEKSYSHALIFACRALTAFFLSIMWVWRKIFRVGTSGDDASVDAERRKMANRGENGSNFQESRVEKARRKAEEKRQAKLTKEQWDEEDRKQREEVARLIEERRRSRDEKTDAEKDCRKGATPSKEKVVKKETEKKRHERKTERDRGSSKSNSDAEELERRAGRDSEKIRKCENDRRNHQRSMVHTAKSFNNDINKGALTNNYSRELAGTKNLDNLKSAFLYPSRAAGGNSYGKGTINSVAAYKSNVYGDRYQTSVTKRETSQPERSLPKLNVGSEDKNVSHPVPVEPQPYEAPKNPWLIRSATVPAPSDSSVISKPNGKSQSEITSPSFLNHIGTTQQYDNPINFGLPSPFPLSTNSCGSISSSIGIEMSAESNLPLFGEALPEYLPEESDIFEDPCYVPDPVSLLGPVSESLDDFQLDLGFVTDMELEKPHPIKSTPISSEAIWPSPIESPLSRLRLHDERHAAPPFPTTPKAQDVQNTHINGSCNGNENGTWQMWNTSPLGQDGGLLGGRASWLLSPDSIRSNKENVASPFHQKTMASLFKSDEPIRSGAPQNLLPGSYHNGRTYGNSISGCTDDPWLPETLFGPALGREDNFSMNPKEVIIQNEPICKSPNGSATNDPFELSLADRWRDVDWTLQNTGVSTSNNSSVVTRSPVGGVHSSLDVQSIWSYD; encoded by the exons ATGTGTATACTCTGCGTAATTCAGAAGTGGTCGAGACGAATTGCTACCATGCTTCCATGGTTAGTGATTCCACTTATTGGACTATGGGCACTGTCTCAGTTGCTGCCTCCAGCTTTTCGGTTTGAGATTACGTCTCCCAGGTTGGCTTGTGTGTTTGTGCTTCTGGTCACATTGTTTTGGTATGAGATTTTGATGCCACAGCTGTCGGCGTGGCGTGTACGTAGGAATGCTAGGCTTAGGGAGAAGAAGAGGTTTGAGGCTATTGAGTTGCAGAAACTTAGGAAGACAGCTACCAGGAGGTGCAGGAATTGTTTGACTCCGTATAGGGAGCAGAACCCGGGTGGTGGAAAGTTTATGTGTTCATATTGTGGGCATATTTCGAAGAGACCGGTGTTGGATTTGCCTGTGCCGCCGGGGTTGGGGATATCAAATAGTGGGATTTTGAAAGATTTGGTAGGGAAGAGTGGGAGGATGCTGAATGAGAAGGTTTGGTCGGATAGTGGTGGTTGGATGTGTGGTCATGATTGGTTAGATAATGGAAATTGGGTTGGTGGATCTTTTCCTGGCAAGGGTAGGCGGAAGCATGGTGGACGGATTTTTTTTGGAGATGACCATTGTTTAGCTGAAAAATCTTATTCTCATGCTCTCATTTTTGCTTGCAGAGCACTGACTGCTTTTTTCTTGAGTATAATGTGGGTTTGGAGAAAGATATTTAGAGTCGGGACATCCGGAGATGATGCATCAGTTGACGCAGAGCGCAGGAAAATGGCTAATAGAGGTGAGAATGGTTCAAATTTTCAAGAGAGTAGAGTAGAAAAAGCTCGCAGGAAAGCTGAAGAGAAGCGACAAGCTAAACTGACGAAGGAACAGTGGGATGAAGAAGATAGGAAGCAAAGAGAGGAAGTTGCTAGGTTAATAGAAGAACGTAGGAGATCAAGAGATGAGAAGACAGATGCTGAAAAAGATTGTAGAAAAGGGGCAACTCCTTCTAAGGAAAAAGTTGTTaaaaaagaaacagaaaagAAGCGACATGAAAGAAAGACTGAAAGAGACAGAGGATCTAGTAAAAGCAACTCAGATGCCGAGGAGCTGGAAAGAAGGGCAGGTAGAGATAGTGAAAAGATTAGGAAGTGTGAGAATGATCGTAGAAATCATCAGAGATCTATGGTACATACCGCAAAGTCTTTTAACAATGATATCAATAAGGGTGCTCTGACAAACAATTATAGCCGTGAACTTGCTGGAACGAAAAACCTTGATAATTTGAAGAGCGCATTCCTGTACCCTTCAAGAGCAGCTGGAGGTAATTCCTATGGAAAGGGTACCATAAATTCTGTAGCTGCATACAAGTCTAATGTTTATGGCGATCGTTACCAAACTTCTGTAACTAAAAGAGAAACATCTCAGCCGGAGCGTTCATTGCCGAAACTGAATGTCGGTAGTGAAGATAAGAACGTCAGCCATCCT gtgcctgttgaaCCTCAACCATATGAGGCCCCAAAGAATCCATGGCTTATTCGTTCAGCAACTGTTCCTGCACCCTCTGATTCGTCAGTAATAAGCAAACCAAATGGAAAGTCTCAATCAGAAATTACGAGTCCCTCATTTTTAAATCACATAGGTACAACGCAACAATATGACAATCCTATTAATTTCGGGTTGCCATCCCCGTTTCCTTTATCTACTAATTCCTGTGGGTCAATAAGCAGTAGTATAGGTATTGAGATGTCAGCTGAATCTAATTTGCCTTTGTTTGGAGAAGCTCTTCCTGAATATTTACCAGAGGAGTCTGACATATTTGAAGACCCGTGCTATGTTCCTGATCCAGTATCCCTGCTGGGGCCAGTTTCAGAGTCTCTTGATGATTTTCAGTTAGACCTTGGCTTTGTAACGGACATGGAACTGGAGAAGCCTCACCCTATAAAAAGTACACCCATATCTTCTGAAGCTATTTGGCCATCACCAATTGAATCTCCATTATCTCGTTTAAGACTACATGATGAAAGGCATGCTGCTCCTCCTTTCCCAACTACCCCTAAAGCTCAGGATGTGCAGAATACTCATATAAATGGTTCGTGCAATGGAAATGAGAATGGAACATGGCAGATGTGGAATACTTCTCCTCTCGGTCAGGATGGAGGTTTACTAGGTGGTCGAGCAAGTTGGCTTTTGTCACCAGACTCAATCAGATCAAACAAGGAAAACGTTGCAAGCCCCTTTCATCAGAAAACCATGGCCTCACTTTTTAAAAGCGATGAGCCAATCCGTTCTGGTGCTCCACAGAACCTTTTACCCGGAAGTTATCATAATGGAAGGACATATGGTAACTCGATCTCTGGTTGTACTGATGATCCATGGTTGCCGGAAACTTTGTTTGGACCGGCATTGGGTAGAGAAGACAATTTTTCTATGAACCCAAAGGAAGTAATTATTCAGAATGAGCCGATCTGTAAGAGCCCAAACGGGTCTGCAACTAATGATCCCTTTGAGCTTTCTCTAGCTGATCGTTGGCGCGA